Within Homo sapiens chromosome 2, GRCh38.p14 Primary Assembly, the genomic segment ttggtgtataggaatgcctgtgatttttgcacattgatttttgtatcttgagacttttctgaagttgcttatcagcttaaggagattttgggctgagatgatggggttttctaaatatacaatcatgtcatctgcaaacagagacaatttgacttcctctcttcctatttgaatccctatattgctttctcttgcctgattaccttggccagaacttccaatactatgttgaataggagtggtgagagagggcatccttatcttgtgccagttttcaaagggaatgcttccagcttttgcccattcagtatgatattggctgtgtgtttgtcataaaatactcctattattttgagatatgttcaatcaatacctggtttattgagaggttttagcatgaagggctgttgaattttgttgaaggtcttttctgcatctatgaggataatcatgtgttttttgtcattggttctgtttatgtaatggattacgtttattgatttgcatatgttggactagccttgcattccagagatgaagccaacttcatcatggtggataagcttgttgatgtgttgctggatttggtttggcagtattttattgaggattttcaccattgatgttcatcagggatagtggtctgaacttttttgttgttgttgttgtgtctctgccaggttttggtatcaagatgatgctggcctcataaaatgagttatggaggagtctctgtttttctattgttgggaatagtttcagaaggaatggaaccagctcctttttgtacctctggtagaattaggctgtgaatccatctggtcctgggctttttttggttggtaggctattaattactgcctcaatttcagaacctgttattggtttagtcagggattcgacttcttcctggtttagccttgggagggtgtatgagtccgggaatttatccatttctccaagattttttagtttatttgcatagaggtgtttatagtattctctgatggtagtttgtatttctctcggatcagtggtgatctcccttttatcattttttattgtgtctatttgattcttctctcttttcttctgtattagtctggctagtggtctatctattttgttaatcttttcaaaaaaccagctcctggattcattgattttttgaaaatattttgtgtctctatcttcttcagttctgctctgatcttagttttttcttgtcttctgctagcttttgaatttgtttgctcttgcttctctagttcttttaattgtgatgttagggttttgattttagatctttcctgctttctcctgtgggcatttagtgctataaatttccctctaaacactgctttagccatgtcccagagattctggtacgttgtgtctttgttctcattggtttcaaagagcttatttatttctgccttaatttcattatttacccagtagttattcaggagcaagttgctcagtttccatgcagttgtgtggttatgagtgagtttcttaatcctgagttctaatttgattgctctgtggtctgagagactgttttacttccaattatgtggtcaattttagaataagtgcagtgtggtgatgagaagaatgtatattctgttgatttggggtggagaattctgtagatgtctagtaggtctgcttgatccagagctgagttcaggtcctcaATATCCTTGCtacttttctgtctcattgatctatctaatattgacagtggggtgttaaagtcttccactgttattgtatgggagtctaagtctctttgtaggtctgtaagaacttgctttatgaatctgggtgctcctgtattgggtgcatatgtactTAGGATGGGTAGcacttcttgttgcattgatctctttaccattatgtaatgcccttctttgtcttttttgatctttgttcatttaaagtctattttatcagagactaggattgcaacccctgctttttttttctttccatttgcttggtaaatattcctccctccctttattttgagcctatgtgtgtcttgcacgtgagatgggtctcctgagtgcagcacaccgatgggtcttgactgtttatccaatttgccagtctgtgtcttttaattggggcatttagcccatttacatttagggttaatattgttatgtgtgaatttgatcctgtcattatgatgctagctggttatattgcccactagttgatgcagtttctttatagtgtcaatTGTCCTTACAACtgggtatgtttttgcagtggctggtactcatttttcctttccatatttagtgcttccttcaggagctcttgtttaaggcaggcctggtggtgacaaaatctctcagcatttgctggtctgtaaaggattttatttctccttcacttatgaagcttagtttggctggatatgaaattctgggttgaaaattcttttctttaagaatgttgaatattggcccccactgtcttctggcttgtggggtttctgcagagatatctgcttttagtctgatgggttacctttgtgggtaaccagacctttctctctggttgcccttaacattttttccttcattttaaccttaATGAATCTGATGAttctgtgtcttggggttgcttttctcgaggagtgtctttgtggtgttctctgtttttcctgaatttgaatgttggcctgtcttgctagcctggagaagttctcctggataatatcctaaagagtGTTTTTGGTACATacgtttaaacaaccagatctcctgagaaatCACTCACTATTGGGAGGACAgtgccaagccattcatgagggaaccatgcccatgatccaaacatctcccaccatgCTTCACCTTCAACTCTGGGGATTATATTTGACCATGATATATGGAGGGGACAAACATACAAATTATATCAAAGGCATAGCATGGCTACTGTGAAAGGAGGgtaaaaacacaaagatgacaTCACCACTGACCTCAGGGAGTGCCCAGTAGACTGAGGGAGACAAGTACATATTTTCCTGAAGGAGGGCACTGGATTGATGGCATGTTTAGAATGTGGAAGTAGAGCGGCCACAGAAAGGCAGCCCGGCAGAGTGCTCGCACAAAGACTGGGCTAGAGACTCCCCACTGCATGTGATGTATCTGAGGAAAGTCATTAAAATAGGTGATGGTCACTTTCCATCAAGTCCCTGGTATGGTCCATGGAGGCAGGGTTGTCAATGTCATTTCGGCATTTCAGAGGCCTCTCAGGGTTTGGATATGGCAGAAGACAACCAGCAATGATTATGCATTGCAGAGATGCAGGTGAGCCCCAATTTCTTGCCAGCTGGGAAGTCGGTGCTAAGGGGCCTTGCTGTCTTTCCTTGGAACATAGGATACCAATTTCTTTCTGGACAGAGAGTATTTGGTTGGCTAAAGTTAAAATCTAAATTTTGCTTTGGGATGAATTCCAAAAATATTAGCTTTATTCAAATTTACTTTCACTTTATCTTTCTGAATCTTCAAGGTCCTAAAGCATTGCTTAGTAATTTTGTTTCTAAACTCACGTTACAGCACTGGGCATGATCTGTCCAAGGCAGAGACTATAAGCTACTCTTATAGTACTCTTATGAGATACATACAAGTAGGTATCTCAAAAAATGATACTCATGTATTCCTGTTCTTATGAGTAAATCATTGGCAgtgagtgtgattttttttttttttatgacaggaTAAATACACGCCCTCTATTGGGGTCAGGTTTTGTGCCTGTAGTTCTTCCGCCTACTGTATCATAGCAGCTTAGAATCCCAGCTGCTGGCTCGGGCTGCAGTTCTCTCATGGCTCGCACAGGGTGGACCAGCCCCATTCCCCTATGTGTTTCTCTGCTGCTGACCTGTGGCTTTGCTGAGGCAGGGAAGCTGCTGGTAGTGCCCATGGATGGGAGTCACTGGTTCACCATGCAGTCGGTGGTGGAGAAACTTATCCTCAGGGGGCATGAGGTGGTTGTAGTCATGCCAGAGGTGAGTTGGCAACTGGGAAAATCACTGAATTGCACAGTGAAGACTTACTCAACCTCATACACTCTGGAGGATCTGGACCGGGAATTCATGGATTTCGCCGATGCTCAATGGAAAGCACAAGTACGaagtttgttttctctatttctgagtTCATCCAATggtttttttaacttatttttttcgcATTGCAGGAGTTTGTTTAATGACCGAAAATTAGTAGAATACTTAAAGGAGAGTTCTTTTGATGCGGTGTTTCTTGATCCTTTTGATGCCTGTGGCTTAATTGTTGCCAAAtatttctccctcccctctgtgGTCTTCGCCAGGGGAATAGCTTGCCACTATCTTGAAGAAGGTGCACAGTGCCCTGCTCCTCTTTCCTATGTCCCCAGAATTCTCTTAGGGTTCTCAGATGCCATGACTTTCAAGGAGAGAGTACGGAACCACATCATGCACTTGGAGGAACATttattttgccagtatttttccAAAAATGCCCTAGAAATAGCCTCTGAAATTCTCCAAACACCTGTCACAGCATATGATCTCTACAGCCACACATCAATTTGGTTGTTGCGAACAGACTTTGTTTTGGACTATCCCAAACCCGTGATGCCCAATATGATCTTCATTGGTGGTATCAACTGCCATCAGGGAAAGCCATTGCCTATGGTAAGTCACCTCTCCTTTAGCACATTAGGAATAATCTggctttggaaattaaaaaaagattccttACTGAATTGtgatttgacattttcatttgttGCATTTCAAATTTCTTTCCAGTTTAACAGATTATTTTGTGCCAATTTATGTACTCATCAGttatcaaattttataaaactgcCCTTCTTGaaggtgtgtgtatataatttaaaaattgtagatCGTATTCAGCTTACATTTTTGAGTACCATGTTTAGAAAAGTACCAAAAACCACAGTAAGAAATTGAACTTTCCTTTTTTGCTAATTCTATGTGACCCCCTAGAGCAAATGCTCTTAGCAGTTTTgcatacattcttttcattaaaaaaagtattttaggtgtatatatttaatttaaaaattatagatcaTATTTAGCCCACGTTTTTGAGTACCGTGTTTAGAAAAGTACCAAAAACCACAGCAAGAAATGAAACTCCCCTTTTTCCTAAGTTTTCTGACCCCTAGAGGAAATGCTCTTATCAGTTTTGTGTATATTCTTTTCAGtataaaaaaagtttcatttatatGCAATATCTAATGTAAATTCTCATAcctattttgttaaaataaacttttatgctgtgctgGACATATTCTTCTTTaccttgcattttttatttgccaATAAATTGTAGATTCCTTTATACACCAATACAGACAGATTTGACAAGTTCTTTTCATAATTGCATAAAAGTCTTTACTTTGGATGCTATGTAGTTTTTTAAACcaattaatattgatatatgtttaggcattttccatttttgcttttatgaatAAGGCTGTGTAAACATTCTTTAATAATTTCCTTGTgtgaatatatttctatattcttgCTTTTATCTTAGTAGACTAGAGTCCTACATGTAGGGTTAGAGGGTTTTCCTGAATTGAGAAGATTGGCATCTTTTTGCTATTATATCTTCCTGTTCAGGAATATGTGTGTCTCACTATTTATTCAGGTcttgttttatatacataaataaaaattttcactaTATAAGCATTTATGTTTGTTATTAACATTTATTCCTTGgcattttatgatttttgaaactatttttttacagggtaatttttccatttctacaaTTAACTGACTATTGGTAATTAAAGTTTTGGTTTTTGCGTATGTATCTTGTATCCAGCCACATTACtaacttttcttattattttgtagtATGCATTAGATGTACAATATGCAATACCATCTGCAAGTAATTCCCTTCTCTGATATTTATACTGCTTCTTTTGCTTTGCTGGAGCATATACTTCCAAAACATTATTGAGTAATATTGTTAGAGTAGCCAGTTTAAATAGGGATTTGGTAGCTTGTGACTGAAAAATCCTTGAAAAATACCAGAATAAGATTCTTGGCAAACGCATAGTTGCTAAATCCAGATGAAACACCTGGTGTCTCAtctcattatattattttattagggATGGAGTATACATTTTTGTCTATTGTTCTGGCTTCTTATAAGGTTCAGTAGACTTTGTAACAGTCATATCTGTCATTGGCAGATGGTTGGTGAAAGAGTGACCGTTCAGCCATCTCACAGGAAAGTGAAATAATGCTCTTTCTAAAAAGCAGGAAGACTACAGTTGTAGGCCTTTCAAAATTAGGCATGACTTTCAGCTCACGGCAAGATCAGGTGAAGAGATGCAAGTTGCAGGACTCTAAGAGGTTGGACGTATCAAAGCACTTTTCTCCTCATTATCCTCCATTAATTACAGTACCAAGCACCACCCATGTGTTGCCTGCACCCTACACCCTTTGGCCGAGTGTgaggctctgccacttcctgaaCCCACACTGAGTTTATTGTGGCCCAAGGGGTCACCCAGAGGCCTTTAGagatataaaaaagtatatatgattttatatcacCTACGATAGGGAGATATccataaaaaaaggaaacattaaactCTACATGGTTTCAGTTATTTTGATTATAAATCTTTTATGAGatatgaaataaatgtgtttctatatctattaaagaatatatatgtatgaaagtTTTTATACTTGCAGAAGGTTATGTgtattaatgtatatatttatgattatatGCATAAAGCCAGCAGAATTCTCACAGAGGAATTCAGATCTGAAAGAGGGCTTTCTGTCAAAGAGCCTTGGATATGGCCCAACCACAAAAGTAAAAGTCAACTGTCATCGAAAGAAGGATGGACACTGCGTATTGCTCCTTCCTTGTTTCAGATGCCAGGATATGTCTGGGAAAAGCATGCAGTTGGTTACATCTTGCTGGGAAACAAGATTCAGAGTGTGAGTCTCATCTGCCTGATGAGAAGGAAGCATTACTTAGTGATAGAGTATGTGTTTGcacatgtatgtgtttgtgtatgtgcagGTGTGTTTGCGTGCAGTGTCCCAGACCCTGCACAGGGGATTTCTTGAAGATCTCCTGTAACAAAATCTCCTTGAGTCTATCCAGGAGAATTACATCCAGGGATGTAATTAAATACTTTAACAAAGATGGCAGATGGCCCCATCTCCAACGtcagggatcaaatttcaacgtgagatttggaggggataaacttttaaactttatCTTTTGGTATGgtcattgttttacatttcagtattccaatgtgtgtgtgttgattaAAGATGTGTAAATAATTCAGCAGAACAGCGAAATagttttaatgagaaaaagaggaagtcactcCTAGTCTCTTTGAATTTTTGGTGAGTTCCAACAGAATTGATGACTGGTTTTAGGTGAAAAGAATTCGGGCTTCGTCTATACCATCCATGGTAGGTTCAGCTCTGCAGACCTGGGGATGGAATATGGTTACAGAGCAAGAAAAGATCTGTGCTTCCCCCATTCCTCTAAGTTTCTGGCTCCAGTTTAAGATCCAAATTCAAAGTTAGCTTTTGGTGGACAAGACTAAGGCCTCCCACTAAAATTGTTTACTTcaagtatttattttcaaagttttccaACCTATACAAAGGAGAGACTTAGTGTCATGACCACCCATATATCAATCTTAGGTTAAATAATTTTCACTATTTTGCTGAACTGATTCATCTAtcccttttttctgtctttttaaagaaaacttttaaagagaaatttgtgtcaatctttttttaaattatactttaagttctagggtacatgtgcacaacgtaaaggtttgttacataggtacacatgtgtcatgttggtttgctgcacccatcaactgatcatttacattaggtatttctcctaatgctatcccttcctcagccccccaccccatgacaggccccagtgtgcgatgttcccctccctgtatccatgagttctcattgttcaactcctacttacgagtgagaatatgcactgtttgattttctgtccttgtgatagtttgctgagaacgatagtttccaacttcatctatgtccctgcaaaggacatgaactcatccttttttatggctgcatagtattccatggtgtatatgtgccacattttcttaatccagtctatcattgatgaacatttcggttggttccaagtctttgctgttgtgaatagtgctgcaataaacatacgtgtgcatgtgtctttatagtaccatgatttataattctttgggtatatacccagtaatgggatcactgggtcaaatggtatttctagttctagatccttgaggaattgccacactgtcttccacaatggttgaactaatttacactcccaccaacagggtaaaagcgttcctatttctccacatcctctccagcatctgttctttcctgagtttttaatgatcgccattctaattggcatgagatgatatctcattgtggttttgatttgcatttctgtgatgaccagtgatgatgagcattttttcatatgtctgttggctgcataaatgtcttcttttgagaagtgcctgttcatatcctttgcccacttttgatggggttgttttattcttgtaaatttttttgagttctttgtagattctggatatgagccctttgtcaggtggatagattgcaaaaatgttctcccatttcataggttgccttttcactctgatgatagtttcttttgctgtgcagaagctctttggtttaattagatcccatttgtcaattttggcttttgttgccattgcttttggtgttttagtcatgaagtctttgcccatgcctatgtcctgaatggtattgcctaggttttcttctagggtttttatggttttaggtcttacatttaaatctttaatccatcttgagttaatttttctataaggtgtaagaagggatccagtttcagctttctacatatggctagccagttttcccagcaccatttattaaataaggaatattttccccatttcttgtttttgtcaggtttgtcaaagatcagaaggttgtagatatgtggtgttattcctgagacctctgttctgttccattggtctatatatctgtctgGGTACCAATacgatgctgttttggttactgtagccttgtgatttagtttgaagtcaggtagcatgatgcctccagctttgttctttttgcttaggattgtcttggctatatgggctcttttttagttccatatgaaatttaaagtagttttttccaattctgtgaagaaagtcaatggtggcttgatggggatagcattgaatctataaattaccttgggcagtatggccatttttgtgatattgattcttcctatccatgagcatggaatgttcttccatttctttgtgtcctcttttattttgttgaacagtggtttgtagttctccttgaagaggtcttcgcatcctttgtaagttggattcctaggtgttttattctctttgtagtaattgtgaatgccatctagtcattttaaaaagaaattcttggcATGTCATTCCATCACCGAAtacttaattaaatataaaaaataagaaacatttgttACATAGCCACAATATCATTATCATATCTATGacagtaaaaattttttaatattatctcATTTCCAGTTCATAATTAAATTTCCCCCATTTTCTTGAACAACATCTTTccatgtagatcaatggaatagaatggagaattcagaaataaacccatacgtTCTTGGCCAATTGACAAGATGTCAAATTTTGATAAGGGTGTCAAGATCATTCAAatgggaaagaatagtctcttcaacagaAGACCCACCCTGGGGTCCTTAATCTCCAGCATCAGACTCCAAGACCATTTGCAGAGATCATCCAGACAGCTCCCATCATGCCTCTGATGAATCCTTCACCATGTGCATCCACAGGGgtcctgcaaatattttctcacagtccgtTGAGTGACTTTTCttacaaatactttattttagaataaatagaGGTTTATAGCAAGGTTGCAACAAATAGTTCAGAGAATTCTTATCTACCCTGTACCCGGTTTCCCCCATTGTTAAATGTTATGTTTCTATGGCACATCCATCACAACTCATTCACCAATATGACACATTATGATGAGCTAAAGTCTGTTTCCTTcagatttcattgatttttacttAATATCCCTGTTCTTTTATGGGATCCCATTGATACCACCTGAAATgtagtcatcatgtctccttagtctcctccagcctgtgacagtttctcagactttccttgtttttggtGACTTGGGCAGTTTTGAGCAGTCCTGGTCAGGTGTCCTGTAGAATGTTCCTCTAGAATGTCAGTGTGTGTTTGCCTGACATTTTTATCATGGTTAAACTGGGGTTATAGGTTTTTAGTAGGAAGATGCGGaggtcttttcttgttttcttgcaTGTGAATATTCAACTGTAGAAAAGAGTGGCCTTTCCTCCAATGCACTTCTTGTACCTTTGTAAAAACTTGGCTGTTCATACATCTGTGCATGTATTTCTAGACTTTGTATTCTGCTCCAttgaaatatttgtgaaatatttgattactatagctGTGTAATAATCTTGAAATGAGGTAGTGTTacctatttttttcaaattgtttttgctattgtaggTCTGCTACATTACCACAtggattttagaataagtttgttAGTttgattttgattgggattgtattgaatttatagatcaacTGGGGAGAAACAACAtcttagcaattttgaatttTCCAATTCATTAACATATCTATGTTAAGTGCCTCATcagtgttctgtagttttcagtgtacagtctttcataatttttgtcagatatattcctaagtatttcatgtttttgatgctatttaagtgatatttttattccaatttttaattgttcattgctagtatagtTGACCCCTGAACAATGTGGGAATGAAGGGGACCAACCCGTGTGAAGTAGAAAATCCACACAGATCTTTTGATTCTCGAAAAACATAACTACTAACAACCATTTACCAAAAGCCT encodes:
- the UGT1A8 gene encoding UDP-glucuronosyltransferase 1A8 precursor; protein product: MARTGWTSPIPLCVSLLLTCGFAEAGKLLVVPMDGSHWFTMQSVVEKLILRGHEVVVVMPEVSWQLGKSLNCTVKTYSTSYTLEDLDREFMDFADAQWKAQVRSLFSLFLSSSNGFFNLFFSHCRSLFNDRKLVEYLKESSFDAVFLDPFDACGLIVAKYFSLPSVVFARGIACHYLEEGAQCPAPLSYVPRILLGFSDAMTFKERVRNHIMHLEEHLFCQYFSKNALEIASEILQTPVTAYDLYSHTSIWLLRTDFVLDYPKPVMPNMIFIGGINCHQGKPLPMEFEAYINASGEHGIVVFSLGSMVSEIPEKKAMAIADALGKIPQTVLWRYTGTRPSNLANNTILVKWLPQNDLLGHPMTRAFITHAGSHGVYESICNGVPMVMMPLFGDQMDNAKRMETKGAGVTLNVLEMTSEDLENALKAVINDKSYKENIMRLSSLHKDRPVEPLDLAVFWVEFVMRHKGAPHLRPAAHDLTWYQYHSLDVIGFLLAVVLTVAFITFKCCAYGYRKCLGKKGRVKKAHKSKTH